In one Lujinxingia vulgaris genomic region, the following are encoded:
- a CDS encoding PEGA domain-containing protein translates to MARKRSQGRVVATFLSVVALSVLAMVVASPVAAQPSEPARSVAWQVEGDATDEVIEGVAQALSAERSRHLLTPQDVEARVRAQVRPWPSCALGVEPCGSATALAMDALGVELLVRVEVVRQARQLEVNYEIVDWRGAEVLSGSLSEREGRAAGFELVRELFDASGVVSVESEPAGAQVWLDGEVVGQTPWSGQRAVGRYEYRLTLEGFAPVEGSVEVGSGQAVRLSESMEELPGRLRVLGAPEGAEIWIQDAPMGRAAELLELPAGRYAVEVRAEGYEPLTQVVEVDPARLTETTVTMVNASSLLREIDVAALVANRLQVSAGVELGFHSSAPRQTRGDLDGLEYSFEGWSEAGQLAARSRRTLAAGGVRLDAIWEGERLGLTLLSLSYAGGGVNEEAELWTRPGGGSVVAQVERRELISLRPLQLRYRFIWQNLVPHAEAGLGVNWERLRARPAGSEASVILSQARAFWSLGAGVRYHFDPRWSVGVNYRTEIYLGREQGAQHLLGVMVGVGIPQIPGFSPQPPEQL, encoded by the coding sequence GTGGCACGAAAAAGGTCGCAAGGTCGCGTAGTTGCGACTTTTTTGAGTGTGGTGGCGCTGAGCGTTCTGGCGATGGTGGTGGCATCGCCCGTGGCAGCGCAGCCCTCGGAGCCGGCCCGCAGTGTGGCCTGGCAGGTTGAGGGCGATGCCACCGATGAGGTGATTGAGGGGGTGGCTCAGGCGCTGTCGGCGGAGCGTTCGCGTCATCTTCTGACCCCACAGGACGTGGAGGCGCGGGTTCGCGCGCAGGTTCGTCCCTGGCCGAGCTGTGCGCTGGGTGTGGAGCCCTGCGGCTCGGCCACGGCGCTGGCGATGGACGCGCTGGGCGTGGAACTCCTGGTGCGTGTGGAGGTCGTCCGCCAGGCGCGTCAGTTAGAAGTTAACTACGAGATTGTGGACTGGCGAGGCGCCGAGGTCTTAAGCGGCAGCTTAAGCGAGCGCGAGGGGCGGGCTGCGGGCTTTGAGCTTGTGCGCGAGCTCTTTGATGCCTCCGGGGTGGTCTCGGTGGAGAGCGAGCCGGCCGGAGCGCAGGTGTGGCTCGATGGCGAGGTGGTCGGTCAGACGCCCTGGAGCGGCCAGCGGGCGGTGGGGCGATATGAGTATCGTCTGACGCTGGAGGGGTTTGCGCCGGTCGAAGGCAGCGTGGAGGTGGGGAGCGGTCAGGCGGTGCGCCTGAGTGAATCGATGGAGGAGCTCCCGGGGAGGTTGCGGGTTCTGGGCGCGCCGGAGGGGGCCGAGATCTGGATTCAGGACGCCCCGATGGGGCGTGCGGCCGAGCTGCTGGAGCTGCCGGCGGGACGCTATGCGGTGGAGGTGCGCGCGGAGGGTTATGAGCCTCTCACCCAGGTGGTGGAGGTTGATCCGGCGCGGCTGACCGAGACGACGGTGACCATGGTCAATGCGAGCAGCCTGCTGCGTGAGATCGATGTCGCAGCGCTGGTGGCCAATCGCCTGCAGGTGAGCGCCGGGGTGGAGCTGGGTTTCCATAGCAGCGCGCCGCGCCAGACCCGCGGAGATCTCGACGGGTTGGAGTACAGCTTTGAAGGGTGGAGTGAGGCCGGGCAGCTGGCGGCGCGCTCGCGGCGCACGCTGGCCGCCGGAGGGGTGCGCCTGGACGCGATCTGGGAGGGCGAGAGGCTGGGGCTGACGCTGCTCTCGCTCAGCTATGCCGGTGGGGGCGTGAACGAGGAGGCCGAGCTCTGGACGAGGCCGGGCGGGGGGAGCGTGGTGGCGCAGGTGGAGCGCCGGGAGCTTATCTCGCTTCGACCTCTGCAGCTTCGCTACCGGTTCATCTGGCAAAACCTCGTGCCGCATGCTGAAGCTGGCCTGGGGGTGAACTGGGAGCGGCTGCGGGCGCGTCCGGCCGGAAGCGAGGCCTCGGTGATCCTGTCGCAGGCGCGCGCGTTCTGGTCGCTGGGCGCCGGGGTGCGCTACCACTTTGATCCGCGCTGGTCGGTGGGCGTGAACTACCGCACCGAGATTTACCTGGGGCGCGAGCAGGGCGCGCAGCATCTTCTGGGCGTGATGGTCGGGGTGGGCATTCCGCAGATCCCCGGGTTTAGCCCCCAACCTCCGGAGCAGCTATGA
- a CDS encoding SDR family oxidoreductase: protein MKQRTRRPRKERVLITGIGGNLGRAVARRLHRRFEVVGIDRRAVRHMPKDVDIEQVDIRRRRVEDVFRRQRLDAVVHLNIMHDPRSRQDEHHQFNIVGTQKIFELCAEHRVPKVVVLSSADVYGPDPRNDQFLKEDAALMGGQKFEAIRDLIALDMFCNTFFWRHPEIETVILRPVHIVGRVNNAPSRYLRLERPPTIMGFDPMVQLIHVEDVVSAIEKALTPGIRGVFNLAGPSPVPLSFILERLGREPRPMPEPLLKMMLSTAWSLKISDWPVPELDHIKYVCMVDDGLARNQLGFAPSHDLESILHELRPGHRP from the coding sequence TTGAAGCAGCGCACCCGACGCCCGCGCAAAGAGCGGGTCCTTATTACTGGCATCGGCGGCAACCTGGGGCGGGCGGTCGCCCGTCGCCTGCATCGCCGCTTTGAGGTGGTGGGCATCGACCGGCGGGCGGTGCGCCACATGCCCAAAGATGTGGATATCGAGCAGGTTGATATTCGGCGTCGGCGCGTCGAAGACGTCTTCCGGCGTCAGCGCCTCGACGCGGTCGTGCACCTCAACATCATGCACGATCCGCGCAGCCGGCAGGACGAGCACCACCAGTTCAACATCGTGGGCACCCAGAAGATCTTCGAGCTCTGCGCGGAACATCGCGTGCCCAAGGTGGTGGTCCTCTCCAGCGCCGATGTGTACGGCCCCGATCCTCGTAACGATCAATTCTTAAAAGAGGATGCCGCGTTGATGGGAGGGCAGAAGTTTGAGGCGATCCGCGATCTGATCGCCCTCGATATGTTCTGCAACACCTTCTTCTGGCGGCACCCCGAGATCGAGACGGTGATCCTGCGCCCGGTTCATATTGTGGGGCGAGTGAATAATGCGCCGAGTCGTTACCTGCGGCTGGAGCGCCCGCCGACGATCATGGGCTTTGACCCGATGGTGCAGCTGATCCACGTGGAGGATGTGGTCAGCGCCATCGAAAAGGCGCTCACCCCGGGCATCCGCGGGGTCTTCAACCTGGCGGGGCCCTCGCCGGTGCCGCTCTCCTTTATTCTGGAGCGGCTGGGACGCGAGCCGCGTCCGATGCCCGAGCCCCTGCTCAAGATGATGTTGAGCACGGCGTGGTCTCTGAAGATCAGCGACTGGCCGGTGCCGGAGCTCGACCATATCAAGTACGTCTGCATGGTCGATGATGGCCTGGCGCGCAATCAGCTGGGGTTTGCGCCTTCGCATGATCTCGAGTCGATCTTGCACGAGCTGCGGCCCGGGCATCGCCCCTGA
- a CDS encoding helix-turn-helix domain-containing protein, with product MNLEKDVYTTFEAAKICNANITSIKNWIEQGELRAFRTPGGHFRIERQVLDDFLSRHRMPNPFAQQRQRRVLVVHPDTGLEGRVRAKFGDEIDYDVSADAVDALLKIGQWQPDVALLDSELEGLDVHALCKRVSEHEELQGMMMVVICGDDAVEAMNLRGAGARWVVARSEGEEAVMEALRRALL from the coding sequence ATGAATCTCGAGAAAGACGTTTATACGACGTTTGAGGCGGCCAAGATCTGCAACGCCAACATTACCTCGATCAAGAATTGGATTGAGCAGGGGGAGCTGCGGGCGTTTCGTACCCCCGGGGGTCACTTCCGCATTGAGCGGCAGGTGCTCGATGATTTTCTTTCGCGTCACCGCATGCCTAACCCCTTTGCGCAGCAGCGTCAGCGCCGGGTGCTGGTCGTGCACCCCGACACAGGGCTGGAGGGGCGGGTGCGCGCGAAGTTCGGTGACGAGATCGACTACGACGTCAGCGCTGACGCGGTCGATGCGCTTCTGAAGATCGGGCAGTGGCAGCCCGATGTGGCGCTCCTCGACAGCGAGCTGGAAGGGCTCGACGTGCATGCGCTGTGCAAACGCGTCAGCGAGCATGAGGAACTTCAGGGGATGATGATGGTCGTGATCTGCGGCGACGACGCGGTGGAGGCGATGAACCTGCGCGGCGCCGGAGCGCGCTGGGTGGTCGCACGAAGCGAGGGGGAAGAGGCGGTGATGGAGGCGCTGCGGCGCGCGCTGCTTTAG
- a CDS encoding zinc metallopeptidase — protein MFFDPVYLVILGVGFVLSMGAQAWVKSAFGKWSKVPTSRGMTGRQIAQAILDARGIRDVGIEPVQGVLSDHYDPSAKMLRLSPDIYNGRSVAAAGIAAHEVGHAIQHQEGYAMMKLRQKMVPVASIGTNLGLWITIAGIVIGISGLATVGIVLFGGAVAFTLVTLPVEFDASARAKRVLDEQGFVTGEEARGVAKVLNAAAATYVAAAVAAVLQLVYWAWRAGLIGGRR, from the coding sequence ATGTTTTTCGATCCTGTTTATCTCGTGATTCTCGGGGTGGGTTTTGTGCTGAGCATGGGGGCGCAGGCCTGGGTGAAGTCGGCCTTTGGTAAGTGGAGCAAAGTTCCCACCAGCCGGGGGATGACCGGCCGGCAGATAGCTCAGGCTATTCTGGATGCGCGGGGCATCCGCGATGTGGGCATTGAGCCTGTGCAGGGGGTGCTCTCCGATCATTACGACCCGAGCGCGAAGATGCTGAGGCTGAGCCCGGATATTTATAACGGGCGCTCGGTGGCCGCCGCCGGCATTGCCGCCCACGAGGTGGGTCACGCCATCCAGCATCAGGAGGGCTACGCGATGATGAAGTTGCGCCAGAAGATGGTGCCGGTGGCCAGCATCGGGACCAACCTGGGCTTGTGGATCACCATCGCGGGTATTGTCATTGGCATCAGCGGGCTGGCCACGGTTGGCATCGTGCTCTTTGGCGGGGCGGTCGCCTTTACGCTGGTGACCTTGCCGGTGGAGTTCGACGCTTCGGCGAGGGCCAAACGCGTGCTCGATGAGCAGGGTTTTGTGACCGGTGAAGAGGCGCGCGGGGTGGCCAAAGTGCTCAACGCGGCAGCGGCGACTTATGTGGCTGCGGCGGTGGCGGCGGTGCTGCAGCTTGTATACTGGGCCTGGCGTGCCGGGCTTATTGGCGGGCGGCGCTGA
- a CDS encoding (2Fe-2S) ferredoxin domain-containing protein — MKPVDTSFCLAHLLVCVNQRHNSSLPCCASGDAEAIYQKLRGWIEAHNMLSRIWITRTECLGWCHVQGSTVAIYPQNIWVRAMTLEDCDALIEEHLRPLLNPASPTRR; from the coding sequence ATGAAACCTGTCGACACCTCGTTTTGCCTGGCCCACCTGCTGGTCTGCGTCAACCAACGCCACAACTCTTCGTTGCCCTGCTGCGCCAGCGGCGACGCCGAGGCCATCTACCAGAAACTGCGCGGCTGGATTGAGGCCCATAACATGCTCTCACGCATCTGGATCACCCGCACCGAGTGCCTGGGCTGGTGCCATGTCCAGGGGAGCACGGTGGCGATCTATCCGCAAAACATCTGGGTACGCGCCATGACGCTGGAAGACTGCGACGCCCTGATCGAGGAGCACCTCCGGCCCCTTCTCAACCCCGCTTCGCCCACCCGGCGGTGA
- the prmC gene encoding peptide chain release factor N(5)-glutamine methyltransferase, whose translation MSTSEKLGPPWTILKILRWTTDFLGERGIDSPRVDAEVLLSHALDLPRIQLYAQFDRPLIESELASYRAMIKRRAAGEPVAYITGERDFWSITLKTDARALIPRPDTETLVEAALKLLPEVKEDQRLRVADIGTGTGAIALALASERPDLDVAATDLAAPTLELAKENAQALDLSERVSFFQGDLLDALPQAWRSLDMLVSNPPYIGTSEREQLMRDVRDFEPEGALFSGEDGLDILRRLIPASLNVLKPGAYLLLEIGYRQGSAVTGLLEDAGFEEIAILPDLAGRDRVARARRTAQDA comes from the coding sequence ATGAGCACCTCCGAGAAACTCGGCCCCCCCTGGACCATCCTCAAGATCTTACGCTGGACCACCGACTTCCTTGGCGAGCGCGGCATCGACTCGCCACGGGTCGACGCCGAGGTGCTCCTCTCGCACGCGCTGGATCTTCCGCGCATTCAGCTCTACGCCCAGTTTGATCGACCGCTGATTGAGAGCGAGCTGGCCAGCTACCGCGCCATGATCAAACGCCGGGCCGCCGGCGAGCCGGTGGCCTACATCACTGGCGAGCGCGACTTCTGGAGCATCACGCTCAAGACCGACGCCCGCGCGCTGATCCCTCGCCCCGACACCGAGACCCTGGTCGAAGCCGCGCTAAAACTTCTTCCCGAAGTTAAAGAAGACCAGCGCCTGCGCGTGGCCGACATCGGCACCGGCACCGGCGCCATCGCGCTGGCGCTGGCCAGCGAGCGCCCTGATCTGGACGTCGCTGCCACCGATCTGGCCGCTCCTACCCTGGAACTCGCAAAAGAAAACGCGCAAGCCCTGGACCTTTCTGAGCGCGTGTCGTTCTTCCAGGGCGATCTGCTCGACGCGCTTCCCCAGGCGTGGCGCTCACTCGATATGCTCGTGAGCAACCCGCCTTATATCGGCACCTCGGAGCGCGAGCAGCTCATGCGCGACGTGCGCGACTTTGAACCCGAGGGCGCCCTCTTCTCTGGCGAGGACGGCCTCGACATCCTGCGGCGCCTGATCCCGGCAAGTCTCAATGTGCTGAAACCGGGCGCCTATCTCCTCCTCGAGATCGGATACCGCCAGGGGTCGGCGGTCACCGGGCTGCTCGAAGACGCCGGTTTTGAGGAGATCGCGATTCTCCCCGACCTGGCCGGACGCGACCGCGTAGCCCGCGCGCGCCGCACTGCTCAAGACGCCTGA
- a CDS encoding tetratricopeptide repeat protein has translation MSVWRWISTRGVVLAGAWLVAMSPAMAQESGSEAVEDAPAVSGVDAQVSEVEGEFAENGDRQNAYDAILAQGTEAYNGGDYEGARQRFVEAAQVLPQRPEAYRNLARANFWMERYAEATHHYDHYLRLAPEAADAEQIRSERRMAANQAGGEGYVVPGSQRQALEALERELNRGQALTASGGGAYGLYRTVLRMGYAAPELGSVQARLAQRLLDEHDARLLGEASGLVPTLTAADWAVQRERLQLASELSGDALLTDMVERRLMVVEAAEALVDGRYERAIRRAGEAAEANPDLRFVGWYRVAALAAGGQPAEALTALDQFRAQAGWDEATDARAGVLRAQLLQALGRYEEAARELEAALR, from the coding sequence ATGAGCGTGTGGCGATGGATCTCAACCCGGGGCGTCGTGCTCGCCGGTGCGTGGCTCGTTGCGATGAGCCCGGCGATGGCTCAGGAGTCGGGCAGTGAGGCAGTTGAGGACGCGCCGGCGGTGTCTGGTGTTGATGCGCAAGTGTCTGAAGTAGAAGGGGAATTTGCCGAGAATGGCGATCGGCAGAACGCCTACGACGCGATCCTTGCTCAGGGCACCGAGGCGTACAACGGGGGGGACTATGAGGGGGCGCGCCAGCGTTTTGTGGAGGCCGCGCAGGTGCTTCCGCAGCGGCCCGAGGCCTACCGAAACCTTGCGCGGGCGAACTTCTGGATGGAGCGCTACGCCGAGGCGACCCACCACTACGACCATTATCTGAGGCTTGCCCCCGAGGCGGCCGACGCCGAACAGATTCGCTCGGAGCGGCGCATGGCCGCCAACCAGGCCGGCGGTGAGGGTTATGTGGTGCCGGGCTCGCAGCGTCAGGCGTTGGAGGCGTTGGAGCGGGAGCTCAACCGCGGACAGGCGCTCACCGCATCGGGCGGGGGGGCGTACGGGCTCTACCGCACGGTACTGCGCATGGGCTATGCGGCGCCGGAGCTTGGGAGCGTGCAGGCGCGGCTGGCCCAGCGTCTGCTCGATGAGCATGACGCGCGCCTTCTGGGGGAGGCCTCGGGGCTTGTGCCGACGCTGACGGCGGCGGATTGGGCGGTGCAGCGCGAGCGTTTGCAGCTGGCTTCGGAGCTGAGCGGCGACGCGCTGCTGACCGACATGGTGGAGCGAAGGCTGATGGTGGTGGAGGCAGCCGAAGCGCTGGTGGACGGGCGCTATGAGCGGGCAATAAGGCGTGCGGGTGAGGCTGCAGAGGCCAACCCCGACCTGCGATTTGTGGGCTGGTATCGGGTGGCAGCGCTGGCCGCCGGGGGGCAGCCGGCCGAGGCGCTCACCGCCCTGGACCAGTTTCGCGCGCAGGCCGGCTGGGATGAGGCCACCGACGCGCGCGCCGGTGTGCTGCGTGCTCAGCTCTTGCAGGCGTTGGGGCGTTATGAAGAGGCCGCTCGCGAGCTGGAAGCGGCGCTTCGCTGA
- the tesB gene encoding acyl-CoA thioesterase II, with protein sequence MTEVLQQLVDLLALERIEVNLFRGHSQDLGWGQVFGGQVLGQALSAATQTVPEDRYVHSLHGYFLLLGDVNTPIIYDVDRIRDGGSFTTRRIVAIQHGRPIFSMSASFQKAQPGYDHQDEMPEVKGPEGLLSQVELSRRIADEIPSPLRERFTADSPIEIRPVRPMNYLKPTIREPQSAAWYKSAGTLPDTPGIHQWMAAYASDFNFLATAMYPHGVSWLMPSMQVASLDHAMWFHRPFRFDDWLLHHVESPSASGGRGLVRGRMFNQKGELVASTAQEGLMRPRRKKK encoded by the coding sequence ATGACCGAAGTCCTTCAACAGCTCGTCGATCTGCTCGCGTTAGAGCGCATCGAAGTCAACCTCTTCCGCGGTCACTCCCAGGATCTGGGCTGGGGTCAGGTCTTTGGCGGACAGGTCCTGGGCCAGGCGCTCTCGGCGGCCACACAGACGGTGCCCGAAGATCGTTACGTGCACTCCCTGCACGGCTACTTTCTGCTGCTCGGCGACGTCAACACGCCCATCATCTACGACGTCGATCGCATCCGCGACGGCGGCAGCTTCACCACTCGCCGCATCGTTGCCATCCAGCACGGCCGCCCCATCTTCAGCATGTCGGCCTCCTTCCAGAAGGCTCAGCCGGGCTACGATCACCAGGACGAGATGCCCGAGGTCAAAGGCCCCGAGGGCCTGCTCTCTCAGGTGGAGCTCAGCCGTCGCATCGCCGATGAGATTCCCTCCCCGCTGCGCGAGCGTTTTACCGCCGACTCACCCATCGAGATTCGACCGGTGCGCCCGATGAACTACCTCAAGCCCACCATCCGCGAGCCGCAGAGCGCGGCATGGTACAAGTCAGCCGGCACCCTTCCAGACACCCCGGGCATTCACCAGTGGATGGCGGCCTACGCCTCCGACTTCAACTTCCTGGCCACCGCCATGTACCCCCACGGTGTCTCCTGGCTGATGCCCTCCATGCAGGTCGCAAGCCTCGACCACGCGATGTGGTTCCACCGCCCCTTCCGCTTCGACGACTGGCTTTTGCACCACGTGGAGAGCCCCTCGGCCAGCGGCGGCCGGGGGCTTGTGCGCGGGCGCATGTTTAACCAGAAGGGCGAGCTCGTAGCATCAACCGCCCAGGAAGGCCTGATGCGCCCGCGGCGAAAGAAAAAATAA
- the rpoZ gene encoding DNA-directed RNA polymerase subunit omega: protein MARVTVEDCLEHIENRFALVMLATQRARELRRSNDRIFPSSNKEAVHSLREIGAGFVRFDEKSKRKLSKALGHDELAAEQAEKG, encoded by the coding sequence ATGGCTCGCGTTACCGTTGAAGACTGCCTTGAGCATATTGAAAACCGATTCGCGCTGGTGATGCTTGCCACCCAGCGTGCGCGTGAGCTGCGTCGCAGCAACGACCGCATCTTCCCCTCGTCGAACAAAGAGGCGGTGCACTCGCTGCGCGAGATTGGCGCGGGTTTTGTGCGCTTTGATGAAAAGAGCAAGCGCAAGCTCTCCAAGGCGCTGGGGCACGACGAGCTGGCCGCCGAGCAGGCCGAGAAAGGCTAA
- a CDS encoding methyltransferase domain-containing protein, translating into MAKKKEDVLNELTRVRFVGPALAEELYNDHGVRDLGALLTLAREGGLTDLSGVGAKKAATIMSSVQRLVDREAAPSPSRANVDADAKKKSAPKKSAPKKAESKKADSIKAAPKKAESKKAEPKKSAPAKEAAPAKAPTKDVAAKSVAEKSTAENAKPKASPTDSGAAGEAGAPKKTTGATAVPSLRERFISTLRCPACGHDTFEVSLTTITCEACQRQFNLQDDVADLAPPHAPDRSVTQKLMETKFYAQFYEEIMRPRLTGVVSERTMREEYRLAADYLDFGAETRLIDVGCGTGNFTRYFAQRIGLAETRETGGDLPLVVGMDLSWPMLETARRNIRRENLDGRVFLIRGDATRIPVSRASFNRLHCAGTLHLLNDIDEALRNFARILEPGGICVIGTFILGDGMLRRFAKRVAEIPTRFHWFSRDELHKRLERAGFEIVSDDVAGDAITIKARRI; encoded by the coding sequence ATGGCCAAGAAAAAAGAAGACGTCCTCAATGAGCTGACCCGCGTGCGTTTCGTAGGCCCCGCGCTGGCCGAAGAGCTCTACAACGATCACGGCGTGCGCGATCTGGGAGCCCTGCTGACCCTGGCTCGCGAGGGCGGCCTGACCGACCTCAGCGGCGTCGGCGCCAAAAAAGCCGCCACGATCATGAGCAGCGTCCAGCGCCTGGTCGACCGCGAGGCGGCCCCCTCGCCATCACGCGCCAACGTCGACGCAGACGCGAAGAAAAAGAGCGCTCCCAAAAAGTCGGCGCCGAAAAAGGCCGAGTCGAAGAAAGCTGACTCGATAAAAGCAGCGCCCAAAAAGGCTGAGTCGAAGAAGGCCGAGCCGAAAAAGAGCGCTCCGGCCAAAGAAGCTGCTCCTGCAAAGGCGCCGACAAAAGACGTCGCCGCGAAGAGCGTCGCCGAGAAGTCGACTGCAGAGAACGCCAAACCCAAAGCCAGCCCCACTGACAGCGGCGCTGCCGGCGAAGCCGGCGCCCCGAAAAAAACGACCGGCGCCACGGCTGTGCCTTCACTTCGCGAGCGCTTCATCAGCACGCTGCGCTGCCCGGCCTGTGGCCATGACACCTTCGAGGTTAGCCTCACCACGATCACCTGTGAGGCCTGCCAGCGTCAGTTCAACCTCCAGGACGACGTCGCCGACCTGGCCCCCCCCCACGCACCGGATCGCTCTGTCACCCAGAAGTTGATGGAGACCAAATTCTACGCCCAGTTCTACGAAGAGATCATGCGCCCGCGCCTCACCGGCGTGGTCAGCGAGCGCACCATGCGCGAGGAGTACCGCCTGGCCGCCGACTACCTCGACTTCGGCGCCGAGACGCGTCTCATCGATGTGGGCTGCGGTACCGGCAACTTCACCCGCTACTTCGCCCAGCGCATCGGCCTCGCCGAGACACGCGAGACCGGCGGCGATCTTCCCCTGGTCGTCGGCATGGACCTCTCCTGGCCGATGCTCGAGACGGCGCGCCGCAACATCCGACGCGAAAACCTCGATGGCAGGGTCTTCCTGATCCGCGGCGACGCCACCCGCATCCCGGTCAGCCGCGCCTCCTTTAACCGCCTGCACTGCGCCGGCACCCTGCACCTTCTCAACGACATCGATGAGGCGCTGCGCAACTTCGCGCGCATCCTGGAGCCGGGCGGTATCTGCGTCATCGGCACGTTTATCCTCGGCGATGGCATGCTGCGCCGTTTTGCCAAACGCGTCGCCGAGATCCCCACCCGCTTCCACTGGTTCTCCCGCGACGAGCTGCACAAACGCCTGGAGCGCGCCGGCTTTGAGATCGTCAGCGACGACGTGGCCGGCGACGCCATCACCATCAAGGCCCGCCGCATCTGA
- the abc-f gene encoding ribosomal protection-like ABC-F family protein yields the protein MFSIHDIGVMYGARTLFKGATVAFDGGSRYGIVGANGAGKSTLLRVISGQEEPTYGDVAIPKDKRVGVLRQNHFEYDDVPILDVVMMGVPELWAAMVEKEAMLAKAAEDPEAFDVERFGDLEDVVMAFDGYAMESKAADILEGLNIPTEKHREPLSSLSGGYKLRVLLAQTLAGNPDILLLDEPTNHLDIVSIAWLERFLSDYAGCVVVVSHDHQFLNTICTHIIDVDYERVLVYKGNYERFEKAKVEDRDRQEAKIAKQQAFIAEQEAFIKRFKAKASKARQAQSRVKQVEKEKMEVEELPQSSRMYPTFNFKAARDTGKEVLRVEGLTRSFEERTVLNDVTFSVNRGDRVAIVGPNGIGKSTLLKLAMGELDPDRGEIEWGHAVEPGYFSQDLADLKGSAETTLHDWLWSHFPDKPNGYIRGKLAEVLFGKEDIEKRVGALSGGEKARLAFARLGVAEPTVLVLDEPTNHLDLEGIDSLARGLEAYPNTILFVSHDRWFVQRLATRVLEITPEGVNDFKGGYAEFLRWREGADHLDRAEVAGAGR from the coding sequence GTGTTTTCGATTCACGATATCGGGGTGATGTACGGCGCCCGCACCCTCTTTAAGGGTGCGACGGTGGCCTTTGACGGGGGCTCGCGCTACGGGATTGTCGGCGCCAACGGGGCGGGCAAGTCCACGCTCTTGCGGGTGATCTCCGGCCAGGAAGAGCCCACCTACGGCGATGTGGCCATCCCCAAAGACAAGCGCGTGGGGGTGCTGCGTCAGAACCATTTTGAGTATGACGATGTGCCCATCCTCGATGTGGTGATGATGGGGGTGCCCGAGCTCTGGGCGGCGATGGTGGAGAAGGAGGCGATGCTCGCAAAAGCCGCCGAAGATCCCGAAGCCTTCGACGTGGAGCGTTTTGGCGACCTGGAAGATGTGGTCATGGCTTTTGATGGCTATGCCATGGAGTCGAAGGCCGCCGATATTCTCGAAGGGCTCAACATCCCCACCGAGAAGCATCGCGAGCCCCTCTCGTCGTTGAGCGGTGGCTATAAGTTACGGGTGCTGCTGGCGCAGACGCTGGCAGGCAACCCCGACATCCTGCTTCTCGACGAGCCGACCAACCACCTGGACATCGTCTCGATCGCCTGGCTGGAGCGCTTTTTAAGCGACTACGCCGGGTGTGTGGTCGTGGTCTCGCACGACCATCAGTTCCTCAACACGATCTGCACCCACATCATCGACGTCGATTACGAGCGGGTGCTGGTCTACAAGGGGAACTACGAGCGCTTTGAGAAGGCCAAGGTCGAGGATAGGGACCGTCAGGAGGCCAAGATCGCCAAGCAGCAGGCCTTCATCGCCGAGCAGGAGGCCTTTATTAAGCGCTTTAAGGCCAAGGCCTCAAAAGCGCGTCAGGCTCAGAGCCGCGTCAAGCAGGTCGAAAAGGAAAAGATGGAGGTCGAGGAGCTGCCGCAGAGCTCGCGTATGTACCCGACCTTCAACTTCAAGGCGGCCCGCGATACGGGCAAAGAGGTGCTGCGCGTGGAGGGGCTGACCCGTTCCTTTGAGGAGCGCACGGTGCTCAACGACGTGACTTTTAGCGTGAATCGCGGCGACCGGGTTGCGATTGTGGGGCCCAACGGAATTGGTAAGTCCACGCTCTTAAAGTTGGCGATGGGAGAGCTTGATCCTGATCGCGGTGAGATCGAGTGGGGGCACGCGGTGGAGCCGGGGTATTTTTCGCAGGACCTGGCCGACCTTAAAGGAAGCGCCGAGACCACTCTGCACGACTGGCTCTGGAGTCACTTCCCCGACAAGCCCAACGGCTACATTCGCGGCAAACTCGCCGAAGTTCTTTTTGGCAAAGAAGATATTGAGAAGCGCGTCGGCGCGCTCTCCGGCGGTGAGAAAGCGCGCCTTGCTTTTGCGCGCCTGGGCGTGGCCGAGCCGACGGTCTTGGTGCTCGATGAGCCGACGAACCACCTGGATCTGGAGGGCATCGACTCACTGGCCCGGGGGCTGGAGGCCTACCCCAACACGATCCTCTTTGTGTCTCACGACCGCTGGTTTGTGCAGCGTCTGGCCACGCGGGTGCTCGAGATCACGCCCGAAGGTGTGAACGACTTTAAGGGCGGCTACGCCGAGTTTTTGAGGTGGCGCGAGGGCGCCGATCACCTCGACCGGGCCGAGGTTGCCGGCGCCGGGCGCTAG